The DNA sequence tactgggaaCGGAAGAGCTCTCGagagtgtcccatctgcaggGGAAAGGCCTCTATGGAGGAACCTCCTCGAAACCTGGCCTTACAAAACATTGTGGAGACTTACTTAAAGCAGAAGATTGAGAGAGAAACTGCAGACAAGACTGAGGCTCGCTGTATTCTTCATGGGGAGAAACTTCTTTTATTCtgtgaacatgacaaagagcCTCTCTGTGTCATCTGTCAGTCTTtaaaaaagcacagaaaacacTCTATCTGTACAATGGAAGAGGCTGCACGGGAGCTGAAGGTATTCTGTTTTAATTTTTACTGTttacaaatttttaaaaaaggaaagtggccttgtgcaaaggtttgggaaccctgtgaCTTAGTACTTTGTACCTCCGCCTCGGTCAACTATAACTGCTTGCAAACGCTTCCTGCAGCcagaagagtctttcaattcttgcttttggaactttcccccattcttccaggcagaacacctctattttattcttttttcattacaaatatGAGACTTTTTAATGCAAGTAACACCGGAAACTCAAGATGTGTTGTCCTCAACTTGACAACTTGAAATGTTAAAACAAAGCCACGTcatgtgttgtttttaataGATCTGTTTTTAGAATGTACGTAGGAAATTGTTTAGCAATAAGTCGAGCCAGTTCTATGAATGCTTCAACCTTCCTTCGTATCATTTACAGTTGCAGGCTGTAAATGATATGAAGTACACCCAACTAAAATTGTGGTGGTGGTTTTGTAATCCTATTGGGCTTAATATTTGACTGGTTTAATTATACTGAAAATGCAGGATAACATATTTTATGATGCCCTATAAGAATATTTCACTTAAGACTTTATTACTGACTGGTATATTTTCCCTTGTACTTACACTTACAAAGTTACACTGACCGTCACTATCGTAGCATGGGTAATACTGTGCTATTTGTGAAAAGTAACTGATTCATATCACTTCAGGACGAACTCAAGCCTGCACTTAATCTTATTAAAGAAAAACTGGAGAAGTTTACCATGGTTGAACAAGCATGTAAGAAGACAGCAGAACACATCAGGGTGAGTAACGCAATTAGGaaatatttagtatttttgATTAATATTGTGTGTAACAcgggggcaacattggctcaggcagtaagagcagtcatctggcagtcggttgccggttcgatctcgccctgagcaagacacctaatccccaattgctcctgacaagctggttggtgccttgcatggcagccaatcaccgttgatgtgtgaatgggtgaatgagaagcatcaattgtacagcacattggataaaggcactatattaattccaaccatttaccatttaacatggATAACAAACACACTGACTGCCATACATGAATAACGAAGTATAGTTACACTATTCAGGTTTAAAATGGTGTTTGAATCATAGAGtcaagcccagcacacagagaggcagatgaAGGCAGAGTTTGAGAAGATCCACCAGTTCCtgcgagaggaagaggaggccagactagctgcactgaaagtggaagaggagaagaggtgTCAGATAATGGAGGAGAAGTTAGAACACATCAGTGGAGACATCTCCACccttacagacaaaatcacTGCTATAGAGACGGCCATGGAGACCGAAGACACCTCCTTTTTAAAGGTAGGAGCTTCATTTACTGACCGAGTTTATACTGTTTAACCTCAGTAAAGTAACGGCATGTGTACTGACTGTTATCATCTGCTTCACTTTCATTAACATGGCTCCTCTTGTTTCTGACTTATTCTCTCATAATGGAATGTATTACATACATTTCTAAATTCTTATTATGCTGTCATTATGTGttttttcagagctacaagaaCATCAAGGAAAGGTATGAACACTCTCAGCTCATTTCATCTTGTGTGTTTAAGTCTCTTCAGTTACCAAGCctgactgactcctgcctgtcgttacagagcccagtgcacactgcaggacccagagctgctctcaggggcgTTGATAGAagtggccaaacacctgggcaacctgaagttcagagtctgggagaagatgctggggattgtgcagtacagtgagtatctgggcCATTTAATGAATATATGAAACTGAAGAAACAGGTTATcaacactacattacaattGTGCTGAATATAAACCGTACAGCGTCTCCATATTTCCTGTGTATGTGATCTACTCTAGTAGGTCTACAGTATGTGAAATGTACCTTTTCTTCCAGCCTTTTAAATATCTCTCTTCTTgatatttcagctcctgtgatgctggaccccaacactgcacgtgccagtctctctctctctgatgatctgaccactgtgagaaacacagatacagcacagtactGTCCTGATAACCCAGAGAGGTTTATTCGCTGTCCATGtgtgctgggatctgaggggtttacctcagggaaacacagctgGGAAGTGAAGGTTGGGAATAAACCTAAATGGACTATAGGAGTGGCGAAAAAGTCCATCAACAggaagggagatgtaacatgcagccCAAAGAAAGGATTATTTTGCATAATGCTGAGGAATGGTGATGAGTACTATGCATCAGGAGGTACTGTCCTCACACTGGAgaggaaaccccagagcatcagGGTGCAGCTGAActatgacaggggggaggtgtccttcttCAACTCCAGTGACATGTCACTCATTCATACTTTTAAAGACACATTTACTGAGAGAGTGTTCCCATACTTTGGTCCCTGTGTGAGAGATGGTGGTAAGAATGATGAACCCCTGCAAATCAGCCCAATGAATGTCTATGTAACAGTGACGTCATTCCAGTGAATGCGTTAAAAATTTAACTAGAAATGCTGTCAGAGATATATGACATATATATATGATATGTTTTAATATAAATCATTTGACAAAACCTTTTCTCATATCATGTTCATGTCTAAAAACAGATACACTCTTGTGGATAAATCAAATGCTTTTATAGCTGATTGATGTCATATCCTGTTGAACTGGATTCATGAGACCATGTACAAGCTTTAATTGTGATTATGGTGAGCTCTTGTTAGTTTGACTCCACCAGTCTCCTGGGCTCTTTTCAGATTGTACTTTGTAAATGCAGTGAAGAATAAGTTCACCTTGTCGGTACCATGCTggtggcggcacagatggtgcagtgggtagcactgccaactcacagcaaggaggtcctgggttcgaaccggctggggcctctctgtggagtttgcat is a window from the Conger conger chromosome 8, fConCon1.1, whole genome shotgun sequence genome containing:
- the LOC133134455 gene encoding zinc-binding protein A33-like, which codes for MEEKLEHISGDISTLTDKITAIETAMETEDTSFLKSYKNIKERAQCTLQDPELLSGALIEVAKHLGNLKFRVWEKMLGIVQYTPVMLDPNTARASLSLSDDLTTVRNTDTAQYCPDNPERFIRCPCVLGSEGFTSGKHSWEVKVGNKPKWTIGVAKKSINRKGDVTCSPKKGLFCIMLRNGDEYYASGGTVLTLERKPQSIRVQLNYDRGEVSFFNSSDMSLIHTFKDTFTERVFPYFGPCVRDGGKNDEPLQISPMNVYVTVTSFQ